A genomic region of Phragmites australis chromosome 2, lpPhrAust1.1, whole genome shotgun sequence contains the following coding sequences:
- the LOC133909755 gene encoding RING-H2 finger protein ATL39-like — protein MSSPNAWLLSDNSRYSTRMRLLFMGLSFGIGILTFLLYLALWYVCSCCRRQRGAGGVPVSAAGQGMSAAAIAALPTFAYEGAEPAAAAAATDCAVCLGQVEPGEKVQRLPKCAHLFHAECVDAWLRAHSTCPMCRAAVGPAAAATAKKTGATETITPVPAPAEALPPV, from the coding sequence ATGAGCTCGCCCAACGCGTGGCTGTTGTCGGACAATTCCAGGTACAGCACCCGCATGCGGCTGCTGTTCATGGGTCTCTCCTTCGGCATCGGCATCCTCACCTTCCTCCTCTACCTCGCGCTCTGGTACGTCTGCAGCTGCTGCCGGCGCCAGAGGGGCGCGGGTGGCGTGCCGGTGTCCGCAGCGGGCCAGGGCATGAGCGCGGCCGCGATCGCCGCGCTCCCGACGTTCGCGTACGAGGGCGCCgagccggcggcggcagcggcagcgacgGACTGCGCGGTGTGCCTCGGGCAGGTGGAGCCCGGCGAGAAGGTGCAGCGGCTGCCCAAGTGCGCGCACTTGTTCCACGCCGAGTGCGTCGACGCCTGGCTGCGCGCGCACTCCACGTGCCCCATGTGCCGAGCCGCCGtcggcccggccgccgccgccaccgccaagaAGACCGGCGCCACCGAGACCATCACCCCGGTGCCAGCACCGGCAGAAGCGTTGCCACCTGTGTAG
- the LOC133910284 gene encoding uncharacterized protein LOC133910284, with product MVQEQSSSHHHHPQLPRHGSGNGNGTATGVARASKKNKTKKIPQRGLGVAQLEKLRIEEQNKMEGATASGTTHALSGGGGLGHLLPLHPPPPRLPPSALPRPAADGGVHCGFPPVLWDPADPMKHPCKRSLCPPPPLPMVSTGLSLTASSSSSHPTEPPSNQMYSSSGSRSAAPADEDREAAGVDRSWPFMFDGMTAAAFRTTGKATPVVPFVGRRTREARFADVCPDLSRHEFRATNYFSTKAIYSDWGSDFAHYKSSKENGCAGEPAFFTMSSQPAPLMKQSHVIPSIHLPEYNEYGVMTSQQGSISASASQPFYSFLPAGPVRCERVLSDCKADVSDGVDLELKL from the exons ATGGTGCAAGAACAGAGCAGCAGTCACCACCACCATCCGCAGCTGCCTAGGCACGGCAGCGGCAACGGCAACGGCACGGCCACCGGCGTTGCGCGGGCgtcgaagaagaacaagaccaAGAAGATCCCGCAGCGCGGCCTCGGCGTCGCGCAGCTCGAGAAGCTCCGGATCGAGGAACAGAATAAGATGGAGGGAGCCACCGCGTCGGGGACCACGCACGCCCtcagcggaggcggcggcctcggccacctcctcccgctgcaccctccgccgccgcggctcCCACCGAGCGCCCTCCCGAGGCCGGCCGCGGACGGCGGCGTGCACTGCGGCTTCCCGCCGGTGCTCTGGGACCCGGCGGACCCCATGAAACACCCCTGCAAGAGAAGCCTGTGTCCGCCGCCTCCACTCCCAATG GTGAGCACGGGCTTGTCGCTGACGGCATCGTCGAGCTCGAGCCACCCAACGGAGCCCCCTTCAAACCAAATGTACAGCAGCAGCGGTAGCAGGAGCGCGGCGCCGGCCGACGAGGACAGG GAGGCGGCCGGCGTGGATAGGTCTTGGCCCTTCATGTTCGACGGCATGACGGCGGCGGCCTTCCGAACGACGGGCAAGGCCACTCCGGTGGTGCCTTTCGTCGGCAGGAGGACGAGAGAGGCCAGGTTTGCTGACGTTTGTCCTGACCTGAGTAGACACGAGTTCAGAGCAACTAATTATTTCAG TACGAAAGCAATTTATTCAGATTGGGGATCAGACTTTGCTCACTACAAGAGCAGCAAGGAGAATGGCTGTGCCGGAGAGCCTGCCTTCTTCACCATGAGCTCACAGCCTGCACCCCTCATGAAGCAGTCTCATGTGATCCCATCAATACACCTCCCGGAGTACAACGAGTACGGTGTCATGACGTCTCAG CAGGGGAGCatctcggcgtcggcgtcgcaGCCGTTCTACAGCTTCCTGCCGGCCGGTCCGGTGCGCTGCGAGAGAGTCCTGAGCGACTGCAAGGCCGACGTGTCTGACGGCGTCGACTTGGAACTGAAGCTATGA
- the LOC133893019 gene encoding sodium/calcium exchanger NCL1-like → MATRRQHRRAFPLVPLLLFLLSAAAYGRLISDGTPSPPLVSVIRLSSAADKCEQSYGFLPCTTTVLGNLFLVLTYGFLMYKAATYLSAGSELLLEIMGPGLVGGLLLPILGALPDALLVLVSGLSGSRETAQSQVLIGMGLLAGSTVFLLTLLWGSCVIVGKCDLGPNSVAVDSQDTKGFSLTGTGISTDVQTSYAARIMGLSVIPFIVAQFPKMLKTHHGQRLAILLALILSFLFVLSYCLYQVFQPWIQRRKLAYAKHKHVISGILRHAQMQSLGRLLNEDGTPNESVIRKLFHKIDMDRSHSLSRAELHALIIGINFEEIDFDKEDAVNKIMDDFDTSGNNTVEEEEFVQGMKKWLNEAKRSIPAGGAFSHKFINDYHARTREEHDQLIDRSDEAVESVENPGWCIANAVGLLLLGTAIAAAFADPLVDAVHNFSNATHIPSFFISFIALPLATNSSEAVSAIIFASRKKQRTSSLTFSEVYGGVTMNNTLCLGVFLALIYIRNLTWDFSSEVLIILLVCVIMALFTSFRTTFPLWTCFVAYSLYPLSLVVVYILDYVFGWS, encoded by the exons ATGGCGACTCGCCGGCAGCATCGCCGCGCCTTCCCGCTCGTCCCGCTCCTGCTCTTCCTCCTTTCCGCCGCCGCATATGGTCGGCTCATCTCCGACGGCACGCCGTCCCCTCCCCTCGTCTCCGTGATCCGCCTCTCCTCGGCGGCCGACAAGTGCGAGCAGTCGTACGGGTTCCTCCCCTGCACCACCACCGTGCTCGGGAACCTCTTCCTGGTGCTCACGTACGGGTTCCTCATGTACAAGGCGGCCACGTACCTGTCGGCGGGGAGCGAGCTGCTTCTCGAGATCATGGGGCCAGGCCTCgtcggcggcctcctcctccccatcctCGGCGCGCTCCCCGACGCGCTTCTCGTGCTCG TATCCGGTCTCTCTGGGAGTAGAGAGACCGCACAAAGTCAGGTCCTCATCGGAATGGGGCTGCTTGCTGGTTCCACCGTCTTCCTCCTCACCCTGCTTTGGGGATCCTGCGTCATCGTTGGCAAGTGTGACCTCGGGCCAAACAGTGTTGCAGTTGATTCGCAGGACACCAAGGGCTTCAGCTTGACTG GCACTGGCATTTCTACTGATGTGCAGACCAGTTACGCAGCGCGGATCATGGGGCTATCTGTTATCCCCTTCATCGTCGCTCAGTTCCCCAAGATGTTGAAGACCCACCACGGGCAGCGCCTAGCTATCTTGCTGGCCCTTATCTTATCATTCTTGTTCGTGCTTTCCTACTGCCTGTATCAG GTTTTCCAGCCCTGGATTCAGAGGAGGAAACTCGCATACGCGAAGCACAAGCATGTCATCTCCGGGATCCTGAGGCACGCCCAAATGCAATCGCTTGGTCGACTGCTCAACGAGGACGGCACACCCAATGAATCCGTCATAAGAAA GCTGTTCCACAAGATCGACATGGACCGGAGCCACTCCCTGTCTCGGGCAGAGCTGCACGCGCTCATCATTGGGATCAACTTCGAGGAGATTGACTTCGACAAGGAAGACGCCGTCAACAAGATCATGGACGACTTCGACACGTCTGGCAATAACACtgtagaggaggaggagttcGTGCAGGGGATGAAGAAATGGCTCAACGAGGCCAAGCGCAGCATTCCGGCCGGCGGCGCCTTCTCCCACAAGTTCATCAACGACTACCACGCG AGGACGAGAGAGGAGCACGACCAGCTCATCGACAGGTCCGACGAGGCGGTGGAGAGCGTGGAGAACCCGGGCTGGTGCATCGCCAACGCCGTGGGGCTCTTGCTCCTCGgcaccgccatcgccgccgcgtTCGCGGACCCGCTCGTCGACGCCGTCCACAACTTCTCCAACGCCACGCACATCCCGTCTTTCTTCATCTCGTTCATCGCCCTCCCGCTGGCCACCAACTCCAGCGAGGCCGTCTCCGCCATCATCTTCGCCAGCAGGAAGAAGCAGAGGACCTCCTCCCTCACCTTCTCGGAG GTGTACGGCGGCGTGACGATGAACAACACGCTGTGCCTGGGCGTGTTCCTGGCGCTCATCTACATCCGGAACCTGACGTGGGACTTCTCCTCGGAGGTGCTCATCATCCTGCTCGTCTGCGTCATCATGGCCCTCTTCACCAGCTTCCGGACCACGTTCCCGCTCTGGACCTGCTTCGTGGCGTACTCGCTGTACCCACTGTCGCTCGTCGTCGTCTACATCCTCGACTACGTCTTCGGCTGGTCATAG